The [Eubacterium] siraeum genome contains a region encoding:
- a CDS encoding WYL domain-containing protein, with product MARSSNQKQKILYIEKMFREESDELHALTVAGIQEKLERLGITAERKALYSDIETLRDILGMDICSDKNGTYYLASRDFEFEELQLLADAVACSKFISEEKSRALIGKIAHLTSNFRANELQRSVIVANRVKTVNKKIYYSINKIHEAIENGRKITFHYFNYDIKKRKIFRNADGRYTMSPYHLAWEDENYYCIGFYEKYNSVSNFRVDRMEDVEVSDEPAIISEDFNLAEYTRKIFGMFAGKETIRIKLRFDNSLTSVVMDKFGSDITMHKLDENNFYISKDINVSPTFYGWLFQLGVKAEIIEPLSARNDFVAFIDSLRDMY from the coding sequence ATGGCACGTTCATCCAACCAGAAGCAGAAAATTCTTTATATTGAAAAAATGTTCCGTGAGGAATCGGACGAGCTTCACGCTCTGACGGTTGCCGGAATACAGGAAAAGCTGGAAAGGCTCGGAATAACGGCGGAACGCAAGGCACTCTACTCCGACATTGAAACGCTCCGTGACATTCTCGGAATGGATATATGCTCGGATAAGAACGGAACGTATTATCTTGCCTCCCGTGATTTTGAGTTTGAGGAATTACAGCTGCTTGCGGACGCTGTAGCCTGCTCGAAATTCATTTCAGAAGAAAAATCAAGGGCGCTTATCGGCAAGATCGCCCACCTTACAAGCAACTTCCGTGCAAATGAGCTTCAGCGGAGCGTTATTGTCGCAAACCGTGTAAAAACCGTAAACAAGAAGATATACTACAGCATAAACAAGATACACGAAGCCATTGAAAACGGCAGAAAGATAACCTTCCACTACTTCAACTACGATATAAAAAAGAGAAAGATATTCAGAAATGCGGACGGACGTTATACTATGTCGCCGTATCATCTTGCGTGGGAGGACGAAAACTACTACTGCATAGGCTTTTACGAAAAATACAACTCGGTTTCAAACTTCAGGGTTGACCGTATGGAAGACGTTGAGGTGTCCGATGAGCCTGCGATAATCTCGGAGGACTTCAACCTTGCGGAATATACACGGAAAATATTCGGTATGTTCGCAGGCAAGGAAACGATAAGAATAAAGCTGAGGTTCGACAACTCGCTCACAAGCGTTGTTATGGATAAATTCGGGTCGGATATAACCATGCACAAGCTGGACGAGAATAACTTCTATATATCAAAGGATATAAACGTAAGCCCGACCTTTTACGGCTGGCTGTTCCAGCTGGGTGTAAAGGCGGAAATAATCGAGCCGTTGTCGGCAAGAAACGACTTTGTCGCTTTTATCGACAGCCTCAGAGATATGTATTGA
- a CDS encoding alpha-galactosidase: MSIVFDENKRVFKLDTEKSSYAFHITDSRNLLHLYYGGYIPETDITHMLRIPNDEPFVPAVHDAMGPHSFDCAPIEFPTSGVADFREPAMQVMDINGMSACECYYKDYRISNGKPKLKGLPATYAADDEAQTLEVFCYDPHSGLDITLMYSVFPKFDVITRSVKVENNGLAAIDLRRIISMSLDLDRMDYDMITLHGTWARERHVQRFPVRFGKQSIDSNRGATSHAHNNFFALCDHTATEDFGEAYGFALVYSGSFLGMVEVGQYEKTRALLGINPYDFSWHLEPGEDFQAPEVIMTYSGEGLGQMSRNFHDVMRNNLIRGKWKNMRRPILINNWEATYFNFDTDKLLDIAREAKKAGIEMLVMDDGWFGHRNDDKSSLGDWFVNENKIKGGLKHLVDEVNKIGLKFGIWFEPEMISPDSKLYAEHQDWCIHIPGRHRTTVRSQLVLDFSRKEVRDYIYEQMKAILSSANIEYVKWDMNRQLSEVGNEVFPPERQREIWHRYVLGVYEMQERLLTDFPDLLLENCAGGGSRFDAGMLYYSPQIWTSDDTDAIERLKIQYGTSMCYPCSCFGAHVSDSPNHCVGRITPFETRGHVAMSGTFGYELDVTKISDDDKYAIKEQIEEFNKYNPLVRTGDYYRIGNPFANDRFDAWQFVAKDKSETLLEYVQVLKEPSVFLHRVKLKGLEKGCYYRHEQTGRVYSAELLMNSGFDIPSLWGDFRSFIAHFVRVK, from the coding sequence ATGTCTATCGTATTTGACGAAAACAAGCGTGTATTCAAGCTCGACACGGAAAAATCGAGCTACGCATTTCATATCACCGACAGCAGAAACCTGCTCCACCTGTACTACGGCGGGTATATTCCGGAAACTGATATAACTCATATGCTCCGCATACCGAATGACGAGCCGTTTGTACCTGCGGTACACGACGCTATGGGACCTCACAGCTTTGACTGTGCGCCTATCGAATTTCCGACATCGGGCGTTGCGGATTTCAGAGAACCGGCAATGCAGGTAATGGATATAAACGGTATGTCCGCCTGTGAATGCTACTACAAGGATTACAGAATTTCAAACGGCAAGCCGAAATTAAAGGGGCTTCCCGCTACATACGCCGCAGACGATGAGGCGCAGACGCTTGAGGTGTTCTGCTACGATCCGCACAGCGGTCTTGATATTACGCTTATGTACAGCGTTTTCCCGAAATTTGACGTTATTACAAGAAGCGTAAAGGTCGAAAACAACGGTCTTGCCGCTATCGACCTGCGCCGTATCATATCAATGAGCCTTGATCTTGACAGAATGGACTACGATATGATAACACTGCACGGAACATGGGCAAGAGAACGCCATGTACAGCGTTTTCCTGTACGTTTCGGCAAGCAGTCGATAGATTCCAACAGAGGTGCTACAAGCCACGCTCACAACAACTTCTTTGCGCTGTGCGACCACACCGCAACAGAGGACTTCGGCGAAGCGTACGGCTTTGCTCTGGTGTATTCGGGTTCGTTCCTCGGAATGGTAGAGGTAGGTCAGTATGAAAAGACAAGGGCGCTGCTCGGTATAAATCCGTATGACTTCTCGTGGCACTTAGAGCCGGGAGAGGATTTTCAGGCACCTGAGGTCATCATGACCTATTCCGGCGAGGGCTTAGGTCAGATGTCGAGAAACTTCCACGATGTAATGAGGAACAACCTTATCAGAGGAAAGTGGAAGAATATGCGCCGTCCTATACTTATTAATAACTGGGAAGCGACCTATTTCAACTTTGACACGGACAAGCTCCTTGATATAGCAAGAGAGGCTAAGAAAGCCGGAATAGAGATGCTCGTCATGGACGACGGCTGGTTCGGTCACAGAAACGATGATAAATCTTCCCTCGGCGACTGGTTTGTGAACGAGAACAAGATAAAGGGCGGTCTTAAGCACCTTGTAGACGAGGTAAACAAGATAGGTCTTAAGTTCGGTATATGGTTCGAGCCTGAGATGATAAGCCCTGACAGCAAGCTGTATGCGGAGCATCAGGACTGGTGCATACACATTCCCGGCAGACACCGCACAACTGTAAGAAGCCAGCTTGTACTTGATTTTTCAAGAAAAGAAGTGCGTGACTATATCTATGAGCAGATGAAGGCTATCCTTTCAAGTGCAAACATAGAATATGTAAAATGGGATATGAACAGACAGCTCAGCGAGGTCGGCAACGAGGTATTCCCTCCCGAAAGACAGCGTGAGATATGGCACAGATATGTCCTCGGCGTATATGAAATGCAGGAAAGACTGCTGACAGACTTCCCTGACCTGCTCCTTGAAAACTGTGCAGGCGGCGGTTCACGCTTTGACGCAGGTATGCTCTACTACTCTCCTCAGATATGGACAAGCGATGATACCGACGCTATAGAAAGGCTCAAGATACAGTACGGCACTTCTATGTGCTATCCCTGCTCCTGCTTCGGCGCTCACGTTTCGGACAGCCCGAACCACTGTGTAGGCAGAATCACTCCGTTTGAAACGAGAGGACACGTTGCGATGTCGGGTACGTTCGGCTATGAGCTTGACGTTACGAAGATTTCGGACGATGACAAATATGCGATAAAGGAACAGATAGAAGAATTCAACAAGTACAATCCGCTTGTGAGAACGGGCGATTATTACAGAATCGGAAATCCGTTTGCAAACGACCGCTTTGACGCATGGCAGTTTGTCGCAAAGGACAAGAGCGAAACGCTCCTCGAATATGTACAGGTTCTCAAGGAGCCGAGCGTGTTCCTGCACAGAGTAAAGCTGAAGGGTCTTGAAAAGGGTTGTTATTACAGACACGAGCAGACGGGAAGGGTTTATTCGGCAGAGCTTCTGATGAACAGCGGATTTGACATTCCGTCACTTTGGGGCGATTTCAGGTCGTTTATCGCACATTTTGTAAGGGTGAAGTGA
- a CDS encoding AI-2E family transporter — protein MNFKWDKKYLYWGVTAFLVIAAAIVFFLGLSQIKEILDSVFSFLSILTPVLYGFVIAYILCPIATFIEKPCLRRLFYTIQDKKREKFEREHPGEEPPPKTFPVRKVARVMSVAITMILALLILTGIIWVLLPQLIDTITMLVNNMPTYVTQVSDWVSQTLRNYPEVEAYVLQFTGGISDMLNNWLSTELLPQMNNIWNLISSNVMNIISVFMNLLLGFVIAIYFLNSKELFAAQFKKILYCLFKPKVATKIINSTREVNKSFGQFITGKILDSFIIGMVYVLLMSIFNMPYAVLCGVVMGIFCIIPYFGPFIGFIPCMLLLVLVDPIQCIYFTIMVVIIQNIDGNVLAPKIIGDSTGLSSFWVIFGMLVGQGLFGFVGLIIGIPLFAVVYSFTKNRVKKRLEKKDLPSDSNVYRDIDHIDDETNEPVYFPHPPYMKKEKEKHEFKDIKKIFVKNKNSDSKNTDDKKQK, from the coding sequence ATGAACTTCAAATGGGATAAAAAATATCTCTACTGGGGAGTGACCGCATTCCTCGTTATCGCCGCCGCTATCGTGTTCTTCCTCGGTCTGTCACAGATTAAAGAAATACTCGACAGCGTCTTCTCGTTCCTGTCGATACTGACCCCCGTCCTATACGGCTTTGTTATAGCATATATTCTCTGCCCGATAGCGACTTTCATCGAAAAGCCGTGCCTGCGCAGATTGTTCTATACAATACAGGACAAAAAGCGTGAAAAGTTCGAGCGTGAACACCCCGGCGAAGAGCCGCCGCCCAAGACCTTCCCCGTCCGTAAGGTCGCAAGAGTTATGAGCGTGGCTATAACTATGATTCTTGCCCTGCTTATACTCACAGGTATAATCTGGGTACTTCTCCCTCAGCTTATCGACACTATCACTATGCTCGTAAACAATATGCCTACCTATGTCACACAGGTCAGCGACTGGGTATCGCAGACCCTCAGAAACTACCCCGAGGTAGAGGCTTATGTCCTCCAGTTCACCGGCGGCATTTCCGATATGCTCAACAACTGGCTGTCAACCGAGCTTCTCCCTCAGATGAACAATATATGGAATCTGATTTCGTCCAACGTTATGAACATAATCAGCGTGTTCATGAACCTCCTGCTCGGCTTCGTTATCGCCATCTACTTTCTCAACAGCAAGGAGCTTTTCGCCGCTCAGTTCAAAAAAATCCTCTACTGCCTGTTCAAGCCTAAGGTCGCTACAAAGATTATCAACAGCACCCGTGAGGTAAACAAGTCCTTCGGTCAGTTTATCACAGGAAAGATACTCGACAGCTTTATTATCGGTATGGTCTATGTACTGCTTATGAGCATCTTCAATATGCCCTATGCCGTACTCTGCGGCGTTGTTATGGGTATATTCTGCATCATTCCCTATTTCGGACCGTTTATTGGATTTATCCCGTGTATGCTGCTGCTCGTCCTCGTTGACCCGATCCAGTGCATCTATTTCACCATTATGGTCGTTATCATCCAGAACATTGACGGTAACGTCCTCGCCCCGAAGATTATCGGCGACTCGACCGGACTTTCGAGCTTTTGGGTCATCTTCGGTATGCTTGTCGGTCAGGGCTTGTTCGGCTTTGTCGGTCTTATTATCGGTATACCCCTGTTCGCCGTTGTATACAGCTTCACAAAGAACAGGGTCAAAAAACGACTCGAAAAGAAAGACCTTCCCTCCGACTCAAACGTGTACCGTGACATCGACCATATAGATGACGAAACAAACGAGCCGGTCTACTTCCCTCACCCTCCTTATATGAAAAAGGAAAAGGAAAAGCACGAGTTTAAAGATATAAAGAAAATCTTCGTCAAGAACAAAAATTCCGACAGCAAAAACACGGATGACAAAAAGCAGAAATAA
- a CDS encoding fibronectin type III domain-containing protein, translating to MKLKRTLTAVVAAVMAFTAVATPLGDNIPALEGAFSAGAYYSVKDSFYPVTLTGDGAVDMVNVAVAQNGRKDDDAGWYPSSEAWCADFVLDVARVAGQTVAVPDAPANAACGTFRNALLKAGAMEVETAQAGDLVFYCSTSGDTTYHVGIMKDSRYSVEGNALLNRVFQVVDNRDTMTYTTTKGLSIANGDIKRVFIRPNYSNSTNDVAVTSIVASELANKINWLSTQYKHGEYWNQYNGSLDKTGPNPCPCKAMGYTWCGQQHNGYCDCKCGVFHGGEQCYGFASKMFYLTFGTYQENAEKIYSINDVCAGDVIRYGGTAGHSVFVIKVIGDTIYYVDCNGNGVPCQVRWNATVNKWGKVAGYSFGYRYHMRGNTIKNPWGEPDPTPDHVVPNPSNYPVANNTYTIKNVATGKMMNVYAGTDKDGTKVTLWDRDGTTEQKFRLEHISNGSYWIFAMCSSNGSNRVVDTNIGSDHVCNVGDYIDIWGRGSYDNCQKFNVVSVGNNKYVFELSTIDNAVIGISGSGNGDQLQLQKYKENDNQFWYFCDMNGNVVNPAPHTHSYGAWYDKTKPTCTSAGVQEQKCSCGDIKTRTVAALGHSWGGWATATKPTCTAQGVEQRTCSRCSKAETRYITALGHNYSSEWTIDKQATCSAEGSKSKHCTRCSSVTEVTAIPKTAHSYKTTVVAPTLTSQGYTVHECTVCHYSYKDSYTSQITLSAVTGAKVKTQGTTSLTLAWNKNASANGYVVEQYKGGKWTQIAKTSSNATVTYTVNGLKADTTYTFRIKGYVVSGTTEYSGEYTRLAAKTRIANVGTFKGSTVSGSAVKLDWSKNDKATGYVIEQYKGGKWTALATTKNNTTLTFTVKGLAKGTAYSFRIKSFRKTGSTTEFSEYTAIKAATLLDSVSDFKVTSVTGSWITLEWAKNDKATGYSIEQYKGGKWTVIATTKNNTTLKFTVKGLKNDTTYSFRIRAYKTAGGVTAYSDYVRIAGKTRIPNVAKFTGSAVSASAVKLDWSKNDKATGYVIEQYKGGKWTVLATTKNNTTLSFTVKGLAKGTTYSFRIKSFRKTGSTTEFSEYTAIKAATRK from the coding sequence ATGAAGCTGAAAAGAACATTGACGGCTGTTGTTGCGGCGGTAATGGCTTTTACTGCGGTCGCTACACCGCTGGGCGACAATATCCCTGCGCTTGAAGGAGCGTTTTCCGCAGGTGCGTATTACAGTGTTAAGGATAGCTTTTATCCTGTTACACTGACAGGTGACGGGGCTGTGGATATGGTCAATGTTGCTGTGGCACAGAACGGTAGGAAAGATGATGATGCCGGATGGTATCCCAGCAGTGAGGCGTGGTGTGCCGATTTCGTCCTTGACGTTGCCAGAGTTGCCGGTCAGACAGTGGCAGTTCCGGACGCACCTGCTAATGCGGCTTGCGGTACTTTCAGAAATGCACTGCTGAAAGCAGGGGCGATGGAGGTTGAAACCGCACAGGCGGGCGACCTTGTATTTTACTGCAGTACAAGCGGTGATACTACATATCATGTAGGAATAATGAAAGACAGCAGATATTCTGTTGAGGGCAATGCACTTTTGAACCGTGTATTTCAGGTTGTAGACAACAGGGATACAATGACATACACTACCACCAAAGGTCTGTCTATTGCCAACGGTGATATTAAAAGGGTGTTTATAAGACCGAACTACAGCAATTCTACAAATGATGTTGCGGTTACAAGCATCGTTGCGAGTGAACTTGCAAATAAAATAAACTGGTTAAGCACACAGTATAAACATGGCGAATACTGGAATCAATATAACGGTTCATTGGATAAAACCGGTCCGAATCCGTGCCCATGTAAAGCAATGGGTTATACATGGTGCGGACAGCAACATAACGGATATTGTGACTGCAAATGCGGTGTATTCCACGGCGGCGAGCAGTGTTACGGCTTTGCTTCCAAAATGTTTTATTTAACATTCGGAACATATCAGGAAAACGCAGAGAAAATATACAGCATAAATGATGTGTGTGCCGGCGATGTAATCAGATACGGAGGAACAGCAGGACATTCCGTATTTGTTATTAAGGTAATCGGTGATACGATCTATTATGTTGACTGTAACGGAAACGGAGTTCCTTGTCAGGTAAGATGGAATGCAACGGTAAATAAATGGGGTAAGGTTGCAGGATATTCATTTGGATACAGATACCACATGAGAGGTAACACAATAAAGAATCCATGGGGAGAGCCTGATCCAACACCTGATCATGTCGTTCCCAACCCTTCAAACTATCCTGTTGCCAACAACACATATACAATCAAGAACGTTGCTACAGGCAAGATGATGAATGTATATGCAGGCACTGACAAAGACGGCACAAAGGTTACGCTTTGGGACAGAGACGGTACTACAGAGCAGAAGTTCAGACTTGAACACATAAGCAACGGTTCATATTGGATTTTTGCAATGTGCTCATCAAACGGCAGTAACAGAGTAGTAGATACAAATATCGGTTCAGACCATGTATGCAATGTCGGAGATTATATTGATATTTGGGGCAGAGGAAGTTATGACAACTGCCAGAAATTCAACGTCGTATCTGTCGGAAACAACAAATATGTATTTGAGCTTTCAACGATAGATAATGCTGTTATCGGCATATCGGGCAGTGGAAACGGCGATCAGCTCCAGCTACAGAAATATAAGGAAAACGATAATCAGTTTTGGTATTTCTGTGATATGAACGGTAATGTTGTAAACCCTGCGCCTCACACCCATTCCTACGGCGCATGGTATGATAAAACAAAACCTACCTGCACGAGTGCCGGTGTTCAGGAACAGAAATGTTCATGCGGTGATATAAAAACAAGAACTGTAGCCGCTCTCGGTCACAGCTGGGGCGGTTGGGCAACAGCAACAAAGCCCACCTGTACGGCACAGGGCGTTGAGCAGCGTACCTGCTCCAGATGCTCAAAGGCAGAAACAAGATATATTACGGCACTCGGACACAATTATTCTTCTGAATGGACGATAGACAAGCAGGCTACCTGCTCGGCAGAGGGTTCTAAATCAAAGCACTGCACACGCTGCAGTTCGGTTACAGAAGTAACAGCAATACCCAAGACAGCGCACAGCTATAAAACCACTGTTGTGGCACCTACGCTTACATCGCAGGGATATACTGTTCACGAATGTACGGTGTGCCACTACAGCTATAAGGACAGCTACACCTCGCAGATAACACTGTCTGCTGTTACCGGTGCAAAGGTAAAGACGCAGGGTACTACCTCGCTCACACTTGCATGGAACAAGAATGCAAGTGCAAACGGTTATGTTGTTGAGCAGTACAAGGGCGGTAAGTGGACGCAGATTGCAAAGACGAGCAGTAACGCAACGGTTACATATACTGTAAACGGACTGAAGGCGGACACCACCTATACGTTCAGAATAAAGGGCTATGTGGTTTCCGGCACAACGGAATACAGTGGTGAGTATACAAGACTTGCGGCTAAGACGAGGATAGCGAATGTCGGTACGTTCAAAGGCTCGACGGTTTCCGGCAGTGCGGTAAAGCTTGATTGGAGCAAGAATGACAAAGCTACAGGCTACGTTATCGAGCAGTATAAGGGTGGAAAGTGGACGGCACTTGCTACCACAAAGAACAACACCACGCTTACGTTTACTGTCAAGGGACTTGCAAAGGGTACGGCTTATTCTTTCAGAATAAAATCGTTCAGAAAGACAGGAAGTACGACCGAGTTCAGTGAGTATACGGCTATAAAGGCGGCTACGCTTCTTGACAGTGTGTCCGATTTCAAGGTCACATCGGTAACAGGCTCGTGGATAACTCTCGAATGGGCTAAGAATGATAAGGCTACCGGCTATTCTATCGAGCAGTACAAGGGCGGTAAGTGGACGGTAATTGCTACCACGAAGAATAATACCACGCTTAAGTTTACTGTTAAGGGACTTAAGAACGATACTACATATTCGTTCAGAATAAGGGCGTATAAGACTGCCGGCGGTGTTACAGCTTACAGCGATTATGTGAGAATAGCAGGCAAGACGAGGATACCGAATGTTGCAAAGTTCACAGGTTCTGCGGTTTCTGCAAGTGCGGTGAAGCTCGACTGGAGCAAGAATGACAAGGCTACGGGCTACGTTATCGAGCAGTATAAGGGCGGAAAGTGGACGGTGCTTGCGACTACAAAGAACAACACCACGCTTTCGTTTACTGTGAAGGGGCTTGCAAAGGGTACTACTTATTCTTTCAGAATAAAATCGTTCAGAAAGACGGGAAGTACGACCGAGTTCAGTGAGTATACGGCTATAAAGGCGGCTACAAGGAAATAA
- a CDS encoding bifunctional ADP-dependent NAD(P)H-hydrate dehydratase/NAD(P)H-hydrate epimerase, translating to MAKQYVVTPSQMKKAEAMCEQKGTSCAVLMRNVGSAIALHISRIVKPCRAAVLVGSGNNGGDGFAVAHNLRKRGFSPLIVLVGSAPKTDLAIDCFNEYKPDYEAVLSYHDQPETVLSELGSCGIIIDCVYGTGFHGELAPPVRRLFSYCNGSAALRFCADIASGCNATDGNADEYSFRADMTFALGAVKTGQLYVPCSEFSGDIVLLDIGISEACFSEYDAELNGDSLASHFVNRSRITHKGTFGRLLNVSGSENCIGAAWMSTNAALRTGSGLVTLASVSEVTTSVATSLHECIYLPLGSKTLTSDCADKLCKNAGTATAILFGCGVGNSDEAYRLLCALIDNTSCPIVIDADGINSLAPHINELKDNTGRLILTPHIKEFSRLSGLDTDYILRHKLSCAKDFAVKYGVHVLLKDAYSVYASPDGFTAVNMSGNAALAKGGSGDTLAGTIGGLLAQGIETGNAVRLGAYLFGLSAQYAARERSMSGILPSELPQLYPYILREFYGIA from the coding sequence ATGGCAAAACAGTATGTTGTAACTCCGTCACAGATGAAAAAAGCGGAAGCGATGTGTGAGCAGAAAGGCACGTCATGTGCCGTTCTTATGCGGAATGTAGGCTCTGCCATCGCCCTTCACATCTCCCGTATCGTAAAGCCCTGCCGTGCGGCTGTCCTTGTCGGAAGCGGAAACAACGGCGGCGACGGCTTCGCAGTTGCCCATAATCTGCGTAAACGGGGCTTCTCCCCCCTCATAGTCCTCGTCGGCTCCGCCCCGAAAACCGACCTCGCCATAGACTGCTTTAACGAGTACAAACCCGATTACGAAGCCGTTTTAAGCTACCACGACCAACCGGAAACGGTGCTGAGTGAGCTTGGCTCCTGCGGCATCATCATTGACTGCGTTTATGGCACAGGCTTCCACGGCGAGCTTGCTCCCCCGGTCAGAAGGCTCTTCTCCTACTGCAACGGGAGCGCCGCCCTGCGCTTCTGTGCCGACATCGCTTCCGGCTGTAACGCAACCGACGGGAACGCCGATGAATACTCGTTTCGTGCGGATATGACCTTTGCACTCGGAGCCGTAAAAACGGGTCAGCTTTACGTCCCCTGCAGTGAGTTTTCGGGCGATATTGTACTGCTCGACATAGGCATATCCGAGGCCTGCTTCAGCGAATATGACGCCGAGTTGAACGGCGATTCCCTCGCCTCTCACTTTGTCAACCGCAGCCGTATCACCCACAAGGGAACGTTCGGAAGGCTACTGAATGTTTCGGGCAGTGAGAACTGTATCGGGGCGGCGTGGATGTCCACCAATGCAGCTCTGCGAACGGGTTCAGGGCTTGTTACGCTTGCCTCGGTGAGCGAGGTCACAACAAGCGTTGCCACCTCGTTACACGAATGTATCTACCTTCCGCTCGGCAGTAAAACGCTTACCTCGGACTGTGCGGACAAGCTGTGCAAAAATGCCGGTACCGCCACTGCAATCCTGTTCGGATGCGGGGTAGGCAACAGCGACGAAGCCTACCGTCTGCTCTGTGCCTTGATTGATAATACCTCCTGCCCGATAGTTATCGACGCAGATGGAATAAATTCCCTCGCCCCGCATATAAATGAGCTGAAGGACAACACAGGCAGGCTCATACTTACCCCTCATATCAAGGAATTCAGCAGGCTGAGCGGACTTGACACCGATTACATCCTCCGTCACAAGCTGAGCTGTGCCAAAGATTTCGCTGTAAAATACGGCGTTCACGTTCTGCTCAAGGACGCATACTCCGTATATGCCTCGCCGGACGGATTTACCGCAGTAAATATGAGCGGTAATGCGGCTTTAGCCAAGGGTGGAAGCGGTGATACGCTTGCAGGAACTATCGGCGGACTGCTTGCACAAGGCATTGAAACGGGCAATGCGGTAAGGCTCGGAGCGTATCTTTTCGGCTTATCCGCACAGTATGCCGCACGGGAGCGCAGTATGAGCGGAATTCTGCCGTCAGAGCTGCCGCAGCTTTACCCATATATCCTGCGTGAATTCTACGGAATAGCTTAA